The region ATCTACCTCTTCTGATTTCTTGCCATGTGCGTTGTTCTTCTGTATATGGCAATTCTTTGCGTCTTTCTACGATAGGCACATATGCCTCTAAAAAGCTATTCCCCACTTCTGTAACGAAGTTAAACCATTGTTTCATAGACATTGCCTCCGTAGCTTCTAAGCGATCAAAGAACAATCCTCCGACACCACGTGCTTCTTCTCTATGTGCATTCCAAAAGTACTCATCACACTGCTTCTTATACTGTGGATAAAACGCTGAACTATGCTTATCACACGCTGATTTACACACACTGTGAAAGTGTATAGCATCTTCTTCGAATAAGTAATAGGGTGTTAGGTCTTGCCCTCCACCGAACCAAGAACGCACTACTGTACCTTCTTTATCATACATCTCAAAGTAACGCCAATTAGCATGTACTGTAGGAACCATCGGACTTTTCGGGTGAAGTACTAAAGACAATCCACACGCAAAGAAATCTACATCTCCTACATTAAAATACTTTTGCATCGCTACTGGCAACGGTCCGTGTACGGCAGAGATATTCACTCCTCCTTTTTCGAATACATTACCATTCTCAATTACACGAGTACGTCCCCCTCCACCTTCAAGGCGCTCCCAAAGGTCTTGTTGGAATTTTGCTTTTCCATCGACTTCTTCAAGTCCTTTCGTAATGGTATCTTGAAGCTGTTGTATATATTGATAAAACTGTTCTTTCATATTATAAATAAAGCATAACCTACTACTGTAAGCACACTCATTATTAAAAATACAATTGTCACTCTTTTGAATTGATAAATAGCGTTTCGTTTTTCTATCATATTCAGAATAAACAATAGTGTATATGTTACTACCGTCAAAACAATAACACAAAAAGGGATAACTATAGCTTCATAATTGATTGTTTTTGCGCCTTTACAGTCCTTAAAAAAAGAATTGTAAAAACACACCAACAGAACTACTGAAAGAATATAATAAACTATTAAAAGCCCCTTTCGTATTATTATCATTGTTGTTTATAGACGACTAATCTTAGTCATGATATTAAATGAGAATGCTTTACTCTCATCTTGAATATATTGATAGACAGCCTTTGCTTTTGCTTTTAATGAAGGTTCTTGAGAAGACCACTTCACTAATAAATCTGTAAACTCTTCCATCTTATCCCAAGGGAAGTGGAATTTATGTAAGTGCAAGGCTAAGTCCTTACCTTCTGTTATCAACAGTTGTTCATAACTCAAGCCTATCTTCTGAAGCTCTACATCTAGATCTTCTATTAATTTCTTGTCCTCTGGGGTAAATCCAATAGAAGACAACTTCTGAACAATAGACTCTATACGTCTTTCTTCTTCACTTTTTGTTCCTTTGTTTAACATAGGTCAAATGATATAGTAAAACAAAAAAGCCTACGTCGTACTTCGGCAGGCTTTTCTGTCAATATTTTACTTGTGTTCGTATTCTTTTACCGCTTCGATAAATGCTTTTGCATGATCAACTGGGATATGAGGTAAGATACCGTGACCTAAGTTCACTATATACTTATCTTTACCAAACGCATCGATCATCTCGTGTACCATCTTTTTAATAGTCGGTATCGGTGACATTAAACGACTTGGGTCAAAGTTACCTTGTAATGTGATATCTCCTCCTGTGAATAGACGAGCATTCTGTGGGCTACAAGTCCAGTCTACTCCTAATGCAGAAGCTTTTGACTTCGCCATCTCAGGTAATGCAAACCAACATCCTTTACCAAATACGATAACAGGAGTGATTTCAGATAAAGCTTCTACAATCTGATTGATATATTGCCAAGAGAATTCTTGGTAATCAACAGGAGAAAGCATACCTCCCCAAGAATCAAATATCTGTACTGCATCTACTCCTGCCTTTACCTTCTCTTTAAGGTATAAGATAGTTGTATCCGTGATTTTTTGTAATAAAGTGTGAGATGCTACTGGATCAGAGAAACACATACTCTTCGCAATGTCAAAACTCTTAGATCCTTTACCCTCTACTGCATAACAAAAGATAGTCCATGGAGATCCTGCGAAACCAATCAAAGGCACTTCGTCATTCAACATTTCTTTTGTTACTTTAATCGCTTCCATCACATAGCCTAAAGTCTCTTCGATATTAGGTACGATAACTTGCTCCACATCTTTAGCAGAACGAATAGGATTAGGTACCCATGGTCCTACTCCTGGTCTCATTTCTACATCAATATTCATAGCTTGTGGTACGACTAAAATATCTGAGAATAAAATAGCTGCATCTGGCTTTACAATACGAATTGGTTGTACTGTAATCTCAGCTGCGATTTCAGGCATTCTACAACGTGTAAAAAAATCATACTTCTCTCTCAAAGCGATAAATTCAGGTAAATATCTACCTGCTTGACGCATCATCCATACAGGTGGTCTCTCTACTGTTTCACCTTTTAACGCTCTTAAGAATAAATCATTTTTAATCATTTCTTTTCGATTTTAAAACGTCAATTTTTAGCTGACTTTATTTGTAATAATCCACACAAGCTTGTAATGTAGCTTCCACTGTAGGCTGCTTTGCAATTACGATATGCTGTGTAACTCCTTTTAATGGTTCTGCTGTAGTTTCTCCTATACAGAAGCATACTTCTGTAGTAATGCTATTTGCCTTAAGATAACTCTCAACACCTGAGGGACTGTAAAAACATAATCCTTCTATTATCTGTTCATTCTTTACTGGATTAAGAACAGTTTGATAAACTGTAAACTCATTAAAGACTACTCCGTTTGCCTTAAAAGCATCTGGTAATAGATCTCTTCTGATATTTCCACTAAAGAATGTTATGTTATTATCTTTATAGTATTGAACAATAATAGGAGCTAATTCCTTTGCATAATGTGCCCAAGCCTTAACTTCCCAACCGTTCTCCTCCAACAATTCTTTTGTTTTTATCCCTACACATAAAGCAGGTTTCTTATTCAGAACTTCTCTATAACCTTGACTAATCACACTCTTCACTGCATTCTGACTAGTAAAAAGCACATAATCATGTACAGCATTCAAGTCAAATACTAAGTGTTCTGTCAAGATATAATCTTGTTCTACTAAATGTACCCTCCCTAAAGCAACAGAATCTAATACACTCGCTTTAATCTTACGTGTAGATAAAATAGTTGGATTAAAAGACATTTTATTTTTTTAATTGTTGACGTAGTGTTTCCATTAATACACTACCACCATTCTCAAGAATTTCTTTAGCAGCAAAGAACCCAAGCTTCTTCCACTCTGCAATATCCACAACTTTGTTCACTTCGAACTTTTGTTGACCATCTAAAGAGAACAATACACCCTTAAAGTTGATGGTATCATCATGATCATTATAAGTAGCTAATGCTCCAATAGGTGCAGTACACCCACCTTCTAACGTTCTTAAGAATTGTCTTTCGATATGCGTAGTCATTTCTGTCTCATAGTCATTTAACTGTGCTACTGCATCAAGTGCAAAGTTATCATCAGCATTCACCACTACTACCATTGCTCCTTGTGCAGGTGCAGGTATCATCCAGTCAAGGTTAATAAAGTTCTTTGGTTTCTTTTTAATACGGTCAAGACCAGCAGAAGCGAAGATTGCTCCATTCCAGTCGCTGTTCTCTAGTTTCTCCATACGTGTATTTACATTTCCACGTAAGTCAACAGTTGTATGTTTAGGGAAGCGATTTAACCATTGTGCTTTACGTCTTAAACTTCCTGTAGCCACTACACCATCAAGATCTTCAGACATAAAAGATGTATCTCCTTTATGTAGTAAGATGTCTACAGTATTAGCACGTTTAAGTACAGCACCTTGTACGATTCCTTCTGGTAGAGCCGTTGGTACATCTTTCATAGAATGCACTGCTATATCTACCTCTTTTTTAATCATTGCAACATCTAGAGTCTTAGTAAAGATCCCTGTGATACCCATTTCATATAGTGGCTTATCTAACACTAAATCTCCTGTAGATTTCACAGGTACTAACTGTGTTTGAAATCCCAACTTCTGAAGTGATTGTTCTACTGTTTTTGCTTGCCACATTGCTAGTTCACTATCACGTGTACCAATACGAATAATTTTACTCATTTTAATTTGATTCTATATGAAACACTTTCTCTATCCACTCTATACTCTGATCCACAACAGTATCTTCATGACGAAGATGATTTGCAAACTGTGTGGTGATCTTTTGTATGATTCGCATGCTTATTATTTCTGCTTGCTCTGAATCAAAGTTATCAAACTTCTTCTTATGATAATCTAGTTCTCCGTCTTTAATTTGCTCCAATTTAGATTTTAAAGCATGGATTGTCGGTGCAAACTTTCTCATCTTAGTCCAAGCAATAAACTCAGACATAATCTCTTCTATAATTTCTTCTGCTTGAGGAATAAACTCTCTTCTTCTTTCTATAGTCTTGTCTGTCATTTGAGATAGATAATCCAGATGTATTAACTCTACACCTTCAATCTCTGTCACATTATCACTAACATTCTTAGGAATAGACAAATCCAGTATAACAAGGGGTTTGTTTAGATTAAGTAGCGCCTTATCAACTGTAGGTTTCTGTGCACCTGTAGCAACGATAAGCACATCTGCTTTACGCATTTCAGCTTGTAGATCAGCATAATCTTTCACAATTAAGTTAAACTTACCTGCTACTTCTAATGCTCTTTCTTTTGTACGGTTTATAAGTGTAATATGATCATTCTTAGTATGTTTTACTAAATTCTCACAAGTGTTTCGACCTATTTTACCCGTTCCAAATAACAAGATATTCTTATTAGATATATCTTCTACATGGTCCATAATATATTGTACAGAAGCAAATGACACTGACGTAGCACCAGAACTAAGCTCCGTTTCATTCTTAATACGCTTACTAGCTTGGATTACGGCATTAACCAATCTTTCGAAGTAATTCGTTGTTAACTCCTTCTCTTTCGCTAAATAGAAAGCATTCTTTATTTGACTAATGATTTCAAAATCTCCTAAGATTTGACTATCTAATCCTGTCCCTACACGAAATAAGTGTTCTATAGCCTCTTTAGTCTTATATACATAAGCTACATTACGAAAATCATCCACAGTACCATTACTATTGTCACATAGTAATTTAATCAATTCAAACGGGTGTTGTGCAAAACCAAATATCTCAGTTCTATTACATGTAGAAATAACTATTAAACTTTCTATTCCTTCATTCTTAGCTTGAGTCAATAAATTGTCTTTAGCTTCATCACTTAGACTAAACTTACCACGCATTTCAGCATCTGCTTTCTTATAACTTAATCCCACTGCATAAAAAGTCGCAGGTCTAGTCTTATCTATTTTGTCCATACACAGAGTTAATTCTAAAAAGTAAACAAATTTAAGATTAAAGAATTGACAAAAGTAACGCTAGAAGGACTATTTATATCGCTGAATGATTTCCTGAAAAAAAAGCACCGCATTTCATTATAATACAGTACATTTGCAATAAACACAAGGGTTAAGAAGCTTGTTATATAGAACAGTTCTAAATAAAAAGTAACCAAATAAGTTTACCTTGCTTATTCAAAAAGTAACGCTATGAGTCCAACAGAAGAAATCATAATTGACGATAATTTTTCATTACTTAGGTTTGAAAATAACCTTAAAGAGAATATCACTTTTCAAAGAGAGATGGGAACTGATGTAATTCAATTCTATTTCGGGTTAAAGGGTTCTGCGAAGTTTTTGTTTAGTGGAGGAGCATATTCTTTACCATTAAATGAAGAAAAGTTTCTCATCTTATACAACCCTCAAAAGCAATTACCTGTTCATCTAGAAATAACCCCCAACACTTGGATTATAAGTGTTTTAATTTCTATTAAAAAGTTTCATGCTCTATTCTCTACAGAAGCTGAATTTATTGGCTTTTTAACAGGGGAAAATCGAGATAAAAAATACTATTCAGAAGAAGAGATTACTCCTTCTATGGCTATAGTATTAAACCAGCTTTTTAACTTCTATATGAATCCTACTATAAAGAAACTTTACTACACTGGAAAGACGTATGAGTTATTGAGCCTATTATTCAATCAAAACGAAGATCAAAATATAGAGAACTGCCCGTTCTTATCTGATGAAGATGACGTTGTCAAAATCAAAAAAGCAAAAGACATCATCATAAGCAAAATGGCAGAACCACCTACGTTACAAGAATTAGCCGACACAGTAGGTATTAATATTAAAAAATTAAAAATGGGCTTTAAGCAGATTTATGGTGACTCTGTATTCAGTTTCTTATTTGACTACAAGATGGAGTACGCTCGTAAACTTCTAGATAATGGCACATATAACGTGAATGAAGTAGGCTTAAAGATCGGCTATAGCTCATCTAGCCACTTCATCGCAGCTTTTAAAAAGAAGTTTGGCACTACACCTAAAAAATATTTAATGTCCCTTAACACAAATAACTAAACTCATGCAAGGTATATTATTAGTAAACCTAGGCTCACCTAAAAGCCCTACAGCAAAAGACGTAAAACCATATTTAGGAGAATTTCTAATGGATGAAAGAGTAATCGACATGCCTTACATCCTGAGATACTTATTAGTAAAGGGTATTATTCTTAATACAAGACCAAAAAAATCAGCAGAGGCTTATCAAAAAATATGGTGGGAAGAAGGATCTCCTCTTATTGTAATATCTCAACGCCAACACAAAAAAGTACAGGATAAAGTAGACATCCCTGTAGCCCTATCAATGCGTTATGGAGAACCATCTATTAAAACAGGTCTTCAAGAGTTAAAAGACAAGGGAGTAGATGATGTGTTAATGATACCATTATACCCTCAGTTTGCTATGGCAACTACGGAGACTATCGATGTACTAGCAGAAGAAGTAAGAACAAAATTCTTCCCTCAGATGAAAGTAACGAGTTTCCCTGCATTCTATAATAAACCTGAATATGTAAATGCCTTAGCTCATACCATTAAAAGACACTTAGAAGGTTATGATTACGACCATATTGTATTCTCATACCACGGAGTACCAGAGAGACACATCCATAAATCAGATGTAACTAAAGGGCACTGTACAATCGATAGCACATGCTGTCAAACAGCCTCTAAAGCTCATGAATTCTGCTATAGACACCAATGTCTCGAAACAACTAGACAAGTGGTAGAGAAGCTAAACATTCCCGCAGATAAATATACGAACTCCTTCCAGTCGCGTTTAGGAATGGACAAATGGCTTCAACCTCCTACTGATGCTACCGTAAATGGATTAGCAGACAGGGGAATAAAGAAACTTGCTGTTGTAACACCTGCTTTCGTAGCAGACTGTTTAGAAACGCTTGAAGAAATAGGTATGGAAGCACATGATGAATTCTTACACCACGGTGGTGAAGAGTTCAGAACCATCCCTTGTATGAACGATGACGATATGTGGATAGACGCTATGGTAACTTGGATTAACGAATGGAAAACTAAATAATTATGTTGTACCTATACCTAAAATCGCTACATATTATATTTATTGTTTGTTGGTTTGCAGGCTTATTTTACATTGTACGTTTATTTGTCTACTATGCTGAAACGAAAGATATGCCTGAACCAAAAGCGCAAATCTTAAAAGAACAATATACCATAATGACTAATCGACTGTGGAACATTATTACATGGCCAGCAGCCGTATTAGCAACAGCTTTTGGGATATGGATGATTGTAATTATGCCAGCATGGTTAAGTCAACCCTGGATGCATGTCAAACTACTTTTTGTGGTATTATTAATAGCTTATCACCTTAAATGTCATCAATTCGTGATGCAAATAAACAACAGAACGATGACCAAAACATCCTCTTTTTTTAGAATATGGAATGAAGGTGCTACCCTTATTTTATTTTCTGTAGTATTTTTAGTAATTTTAAAAAGTACTTTTAATTGGATATTTGGAGTTGTAGGACTAGTAGGTTTATCAATACTATTAATGCTAGGAATACGCTTATACAAAAAGATTCGCCATAGCAGAAACTAATGAAAGATGACTTTATATTAAAGAACTTTTCTCTGAGGAATAGAATATTCTTCTCACTTATATTTTTAAGTATCATCTCATCTGTATTGATATCGGCAGTATCTGTATATCAATTCAGAGAAGAAGCACGTACTTATCATCAATATAGACTAGAACGAACAGAAAACTCTATTAATGAAAATATAAACTACATCCTTACTACTAGTGAATATCCTCTGACCACCGAGAATATACCACGCATATTCAGAGACAAAATCCATGAATTGGCTGCAATTCACAATACAGAAATCAATATACATGATCTACAAGGGCACCTCTTGATCACTTCGAGAGGTACCTTCTCTGTAGATAGCATTTCTAAAAACATATCTCCTTTAGTACTAAAGACGATACAGTCTTCACCTAATAAGCGCTTTGTTGACATAAAAACCTATGACAACAATCGCATTAGAATAGCATATAGTTATCTAAAAGATCTAAAATTTAAACCACTAGGTATCCTTAAAATACCTTATGAAGAACAAACGGAATTCTATGAAAACGAAATCCAAAACTTCATGATAAAATTTGGACAAGTATACATCATTATGTTAATTATGTCCATTGCCATCTCATATTTCTTATCTAATTATATAACCCAAAGTCTTAAAGATATAAGTGTCAAAATGACTCGTACAAAACTTGGGCAGAAAAACGAAAAAATAGAATCTACATCTACAAGTAAAGAAATATCTACCTTAATCACAGCTTATAATGATATGGTAGAAAAACTAGATGATTCTTATGAAAAACTGGCACAAACCGAAAGAGAACAAGCGTGGAGAGAAATGGCTAAACAGGTAGCACACGAAATAAAAAACCCCCTTACTCCTATGCGTTTAACTGTTCAGAGTTTCGAAAGAAGATTTGACCCTAATGACCCTGATATAAAAAGCAAGCTAAAAGACTTCTCACAAGTGCTTATACAACAGATAGACACGATGACCTCAGTTGCCACAGCTTTCTCAAGTTTTGCTACGATGCCTGCTCAACAAAATGAAACACTAGATATAGTCAAGACAATACAATTAACTCTAGACATATTTAATGAAGATTACATTTGGTTCGAAACCACTGATAAAGAGATCATATCTAAAATAGATAGAACACAACTAATCAGAATTATCACTAACTTAGTCAAAAATGCAATACAGGCAATGCCTTCTGAACAAGAACATCCTGAGATAAAAGTTACTATTTCCAGAACTGATCACAAAGCAATAATCAAAGTTGCAGACAATGGAACAGGTATAAAACAAGAGGATTTAAGTAAAATATTTCAACCTAAATTCACAACTAAGTCGAGCGGTATGGGACTAGGCCTAGGAATTATTAAAAATATAATAACAAATTACAACGGTACAATCATTTTTGAGACCGAAGAAGGCAAGGGAACAACATTTATCGTAACCTTACCAATCATCAATAGTTAATCAAATAAAAACATATTATGGATTTTGAGAATATTCTAATAGAAAAAGAAAGTAGTCTGGCCATTATTACAATTAATCGTCCGACTAAATTAAACGCTTTAAACAGACCAACAATTGAAGAGCTACACCAAGCATTAAAACAACTTGAGAGAGAGCACGAAACACGCGTTATTATCATTACAGGAAGTGGAGAAAAAGCTTTTGTTGCTGGAGCCGATATAAAAGAGTTTTCTAACTTTAATACTAGCGAAGGTTCTCAATTAGCTGCAAAAGGACAAGAATTACTATTTGACTATATTCAGAACTTTAATAAACCTGTCATTGCTGCTGTTAATGGATTCGCTTTAGGAGGTGGATTAGAATTAGCGATGGCTTGTCACTTTAGAATAGCTTCGACTAATGCTAAAATGGGCTTACCAGAAGTAACATTAGGACTAATACCAGGTTATGGAGGAACACAACGCCTACCTCAGCTTATTGGAAAGGGAAGAGCAATGGAACTAATAATGACGGCTGACATGATCACGGCAGAAAAAGCTGTTGCATACGGATTAGTAAATCACGTAGTAGAACAAGAAGAGCTATTAGCTTTCACTAAAAAAACTGCACTTAAAATAGCGTCAAACTCAGCTTCAGCTGTAGGAAAGGCAATCAAATCAATCAATGCAAACTTTAAGGAAGGAATCAATGGTTATCACGAAGAAATTAAAAACTTCGGAGAATGCTTCGATACCGAAGACTTTACTGAAGGAACAACAGCTTTCTTAGAAAAAAGAAAACCAGATTTTAAAGGTTATAACTAATATACTAGAAGGTCAGATTAACGTCTGACCTTTTTTATTTTACCTAACCTACATAAAATAAAAAAGCCTCTTGAAAAAATCAAGAGGCTTTGTTGGCTCACTAGGACTCGAACCTAGAATGTCTGTACCAAAAACAGAAGTGTTGCCATTACACCATGAGCCATTACCTTTGTCATTGTTGAGTTAAACAGGTTAACTTCTGTAATGCTGATGCAAAAGTAGCACTTTTTTTCAAACCTCCAAATAGATCCTAATCTTTTTATCGAGGCCTTTTTTTAAAATAAAATTAACCTATTCAAAATCAATGTTTATTGTTTAAAACTTTAACATTTTATTTTTATATCTTTTTTTCAACCCAGATTCCACGATAGACATATAAACAAAAAGTAAGCTCTGAATTAGTGAGTAAAGCATAGTATGGTTTAAGAACTAATAAAAGAGATATGAAGTAGAATTGCTTTGTAGTATTTGGCTAATGCGGAATCTAGGTTTAATAAACTAAGTGTTTTGCTTACTCCTTAGATTCCCTCTATGATCCTGATTATGCTTATGGACAAGAAATAGGGAAAAATTGAATACTTGAATTACTCTAGAATAAAGGATGAAAATCACGTATAAAATTACTGCTATTACAGAGATTGTCTGACCTCTTCAACAATTCTTCAACATTGCTCTATTATAAATTCTTTTTATTGAAGAATTCTTGAGCCACTCTTGATGAGCACTTGTCTCAAATAAGGGATCAATCTCAAAAGTTGTGTGTGAATTAAAAACTACAGATCTTTGTAATGATAAATAATAAACGTGGAAAACTATATTGAGTTTATAAAAATGATTTTACCTGAGTTTTTAGTAGAACATTTTGATTTAGTAAAAACGATAAAACAAGGTGAAACAATGCACCTATATTTTGAAGAATTTAATAGAGTCCCAGATGAAGCGAAAGACCGTATTCTTATAGGTCATGGGTTTCATAATGAAACCACAATACAAGATTTTCCATTACGAGGAAATAGTGTTTATCTTCATGTCAAGCGACGTCGTTGGTTAGATAAAACTACTCGCGAATTAGTACAGAGAGATTGGAATCTAGTAGCAAAAGGCACTCGTTTAACTGATGAGTTTGCCTCTTTTTTAAAAGAAATTAATAGATACTAAGGCAAGTGATTGTCATACAATAGGAGGTTTCTTTAATATTGATGGTAAAAAACTACAACGCCAATACAAAGATTCACTAAGTGATTTTCAAGCTTGGAAACATAAAGAACACGCTAAAGACTATCTTCTTTTTCCTGAAAACATAGGACCTAAACTA is a window of Myroides oncorhynchi DNA encoding:
- the hemF gene encoding oxygen-dependent coproporphyrinogen oxidase; this encodes MKEQFYQYIQQLQDTITKGLEEVDGKAKFQQDLWERLEGGGGRTRVIENGNVFEKGGVNISAVHGPLPVAMQKYFNVGDVDFFACGLSLVLHPKSPMVPTVHANWRYFEMYDKEGTVVRSWFGGGQDLTPYYLFEEDAIHFHSVCKSACDKHSSAFYPQYKKQCDEYFWNAHREEARGVGGLFFDRLEATEAMSMKQWFNFVTEVGNSFLEAYVPIVERRKELPYTEEQRTWQEIRRGRYVEFNLVHDKGTLFGLKTNGRIESILMSLPPHVQWVYDHHPEEGSEEDKLLKVLVNPVDWVK
- the hemE gene encoding uroporphyrinogen decarboxylase translates to MIKNDLFLRALKGETVERPPVWMMRQAGRYLPEFIALREKYDFFTRCRMPEIAAEITVQPIRIVKPDAAILFSDILVVPQAMNIDVEMRPGVGPWVPNPIRSAKDVEQVIVPNIEETLGYVMEAIKVTKEMLNDEVPLIGFAGSPWTIFCYAVEGKGSKSFDIAKSMCFSDPVASHTLLQKITDTTILYLKEKVKAGVDAVQIFDSWGGMLSPVDYQEFSWQYINQIVEALSEITPVIVFGKGCWFALPEMAKSKASALGVDWTCSPQNARLFTGGDITLQGNFDPSRLMSPIPTIKKMVHEMIDAFGKDKYIVNLGHGILPHIPVDHAKAFIEAVKEYEHK
- a CDS encoding uroporphyrinogen-III synthase, with the translated sequence MSFNPTILSTRKIKASVLDSVALGRVHLVEQDYILTEHLVFDLNAVHDYVLFTSQNAVKSVISQGYREVLNKKPALCVGIKTKELLEENGWEVKAWAHYAKELAPIIVQYYKDNNITFFSGNIRRDLLPDAFKANGVVFNEFTVYQTVLNPVKNEQIIEGLCFYSPSGVESYLKANSITTEVCFCIGETTAEPLKGVTQHIVIAKQPTVEATLQACVDYYK
- the hemC gene encoding hydroxymethylbilane synthase; this encodes MSKIIRIGTRDSELAMWQAKTVEQSLQKLGFQTQLVPVKSTGDLVLDKPLYEMGITGIFTKTLDVAMIKKEVDIAVHSMKDVPTALPEGIVQGAVLKRANTVDILLHKGDTSFMSEDLDGVVATGSLRRKAQWLNRFPKHTTVDLRGNVNTRMEKLENSDWNGAIFASAGLDRIKKKPKNFINLDWMIPAPAQGAMVVVVNADDNFALDAVAQLNDYETEMTTHIERQFLRTLEGGCTAPIGALATYNDHDDTINFKGVLFSLDGQQKFEVNKVVDIAEWKKLGFFAAKEILENGGSVLMETLRQQLKK
- the hemA gene encoding glutamyl-tRNA reductase codes for the protein MDKIDKTRPATFYAVGLSYKKADAEMRGKFSLSDEAKDNLLTQAKNEGIESLIVISTCNRTEIFGFAQHPFELIKLLCDNSNGTVDDFRNVAYVYKTKEAIEHLFRVGTGLDSQILGDFEIISQIKNAFYLAKEKELTTNYFERLVNAVIQASKRIKNETELSSGATSVSFASVQYIMDHVEDISNKNILLFGTGKIGRNTCENLVKHTKNDHITLINRTKERALEVAGKFNLIVKDYADLQAEMRKADVLIVATGAQKPTVDKALLNLNKPLVILDLSIPKNVSDNVTEIEGVELIHLDYLSQMTDKTIERRREFIPQAEEIIEEIMSEFIAWTKMRKFAPTIHALKSKLEQIKDGELDYHKKKFDNFDSEQAEIISMRIIQKITTQFANHLRHEDTVVDQSIEWIEKVFHIESN
- a CDS encoding helix-turn-helix transcriptional regulator — protein: MSPTEEIIIDDNFSLLRFENNLKENITFQREMGTDVIQFYFGLKGSAKFLFSGGAYSLPLNEEKFLILYNPQKQLPVHLEITPNTWIISVLISIKKFHALFSTEAEFIGFLTGENRDKKYYSEEEITPSMAIVLNQLFNFYMNPTIKKLYYTGKTYELLSLLFNQNEDQNIENCPFLSDEDDVVKIKKAKDIIISKMAEPPTLQELADTVGINIKKLKMGFKQIYGDSVFSFLFDYKMEYARKLLDNGTYNVNEVGLKIGYSSSSHFIAAFKKKFGTTPKKYLMSLNTNN
- the hemH gene encoding ferrochelatase — its product is MQGILLVNLGSPKSPTAKDVKPYLGEFLMDERVIDMPYILRYLLVKGIILNTRPKKSAEAYQKIWWEEGSPLIVISQRQHKKVQDKVDIPVALSMRYGEPSIKTGLQELKDKGVDDVLMIPLYPQFAMATTETIDVLAEEVRTKFFPQMKVTSFPAFYNKPEYVNALAHTIKRHLEGYDYDHIVFSYHGVPERHIHKSDVTKGHCTIDSTCCQTASKAHEFCYRHQCLETTRQVVEKLNIPADKYTNSFQSRLGMDKWLQPPTDATVNGLADRGIKKLAVVTPAFVADCLETLEEIGMEAHDEFLHHGGEEFRTIPCMNDDDMWIDAMVTWINEWKTK
- a CDS encoding CopD family protein, which produces MLYLYLKSLHIIFIVCWFAGLFYIVRLFVYYAETKDMPEPKAQILKEQYTIMTNRLWNIITWPAAVLATAFGIWMIVIMPAWLSQPWMHVKLLFVVLLIAYHLKCHQFVMQINNRTMTKTSSFFRIWNEGATLILFSVVFLVILKSTFNWIFGVVGLVGLSILLMLGIRLYKKIRHSRN
- a CDS encoding sensor histidine kinase, producing the protein MKDDFILKNFSLRNRIFFSLIFLSIISSVLISAVSVYQFREEARTYHQYRLERTENSINENINYILTTSEYPLTTENIPRIFRDKIHELAAIHNTEINIHDLQGHLLITSRGTFSVDSISKNISPLVLKTIQSSPNKRFVDIKTYDNNRIRIAYSYLKDLKFKPLGILKIPYEEQTEFYENEIQNFMIKFGQVYIIMLIMSIAISYFLSNYITQSLKDISVKMTRTKLGQKNEKIESTSTSKEISTLITAYNDMVEKLDDSYEKLAQTEREQAWREMAKQVAHEIKNPLTPMRLTVQSFERRFDPNDPDIKSKLKDFSQVLIQQIDTMTSVATAFSSFATMPAQQNETLDIVKTIQLTLDIFNEDYIWFETTDKEIISKIDRTQLIRIITNLVKNAIQAMPSEQEHPEIKVTISRTDHKAIIKVADNGTGIKQEDLSKIFQPKFTTKSSGMGLGLGIIKNIITNYNGTIIFETEEGKGTTFIVTLPIINS
- a CDS encoding enoyl-CoA hydratase/isomerase family protein — encoded protein: MDFENILIEKESSLAIITINRPTKLNALNRPTIEELHQALKQLEREHETRVIIITGSGEKAFVAGADIKEFSNFNTSEGSQLAAKGQELLFDYIQNFNKPVIAAVNGFALGGGLELAMACHFRIASTNAKMGLPEVTLGLIPGYGGTQRLPQLIGKGRAMELIMTADMITAEKAVAYGLVNHVVEQEELLAFTKKTALKIASNSASAVGKAIKSINANFKEGINGYHEEIKNFGECFDTEDFTEGTTAFLEKRKPDFKGYN
- a CDS encoding transposase; the encoded protein is MENYIEFIKMILPEFLVEHFDLVKTIKQGETMHLYFEEFNRVPDEAKDRILIGHGFHNETTIQDFPLRGNSVYLHVKRRRWLDKTTRELVQRDWNLVAKGTRLTDEFASFLKEINRY